Proteins encoded together in one Kitasatospora albolonga window:
- a CDS encoding protein-lysine 6-oxidase, with product MTRSQQDRRTHRLTRPSIAVAAALAVTAGVVAAAPDARTAAPGPKLGLIAASASVTLESWKDDPGVHLDLGTYLTSENGAFELKVTRKSYKDPVVIAQVVRDGKKTRTKALPAGLVKDFTGLPDFVQISVTDAAGRVVLRKAEPFCPNNASGRVRPDAPATSKYPQSCPVNPFTLGSVWGVENGWAANTYAGYYSEPVQLAAGTYTAKVSVAKKYRDLFGIENKPQSVKVNVVERSWDGEEGEEEGGSDVGAAAKSAHAGHGAQHAPAAHSGHGPQHDSAGHGAHGAPARTDAPAPATSGAGPTYNVGHGPYPPAPPALPWALKKQAAGEGGPARHGFSAARVGDRTGQTDGSRQAPGARPNSDRPTGKASVPDVPKPDLRSLPAYGITVSDGYEDVPGKDYLAFSANVWNAGPAKLVVDGFRSPGKELMDAYQYFYDAKGKQVGYTPTGTMEWDPRPGHEHWHFTDFASYRLLKADRKESVRSGKEAFCLANTDAVDYTVKNANWHPGSTDLATACGQENSISVREVLDVGSGDTYTQDLPGQSFDITDLPNGTYYIQVLANPENQLKETDYGNNSALRKVVLGGKKGARTVKVPAHHLVDAN from the coding sequence ATGACCAGATCCCAGCAGGACCGCCGCACCCACCGCCTCACCCGCCCCTCCATCGCCGTCGCCGCCGCTCTCGCCGTCACGGCGGGGGTCGTCGCCGCCGCGCCCGACGCGAGGACGGCGGCGCCGGGGCCGAAGCTCGGCCTGATCGCCGCCTCCGCCTCGGTGACGCTCGAATCGTGGAAGGACGATCCCGGTGTCCATCTCGACCTCGGGACCTATCTCACCTCCGAGAACGGGGCCTTCGAGCTCAAGGTGACCCGTAAGTCCTACAAGGACCCGGTCGTCATCGCGCAGGTCGTCCGGGACGGGAAGAAGACGCGGACCAAGGCGCTTCCCGCCGGGCTGGTGAAGGACTTCACCGGGCTGCCGGACTTCGTGCAGATCAGCGTCACCGACGCGGCGGGCAGGGTGGTGCTCAGGAAGGCCGAGCCCTTCTGCCCCAACAACGCCTCCGGGCGCGTACGGCCCGACGCCCCCGCCACCTCGAAGTATCCGCAGAGCTGCCCCGTCAACCCCTTCACCCTCGGCTCCGTGTGGGGTGTGGAGAACGGGTGGGCCGCCAACACCTATGCCGGGTACTACTCCGAGCCGGTCCAGCTGGCCGCCGGGACGTACACCGCCAAGGTCTCCGTGGCCAAGAAGTACCGCGATCTCTTCGGCATCGAGAACAAGCCGCAGAGCGTCAAGGTGAACGTCGTCGAGCGTAGTTGGGACGGGGAGGAGGGGGAGGAGGAAGGGGGCAGCGACGTGGGTGCTGCCGCCAAGTCCGCCCACGCGGGGCACGGCGCCCAGCACGCCCCCGCCGCTCACTCCGGACACGGCCCCCAGCACGACTCAGCCGGACACGGCGCCCACGGCGCCCCCGCCCGCACCGACGCCCCCGCCCCCGCGACGAGCGGCGCCGGGCCCACGTACAACGTCGGTCATGGGCCCTACCCCCCGGCGCCGCCCGCCCTCCCCTGGGCGCTCAAGAAGCAGGCCGCCGGGGAGGGCGGACCCGCGCGGCACGGGTTCTCCGCCGCGCGGGTCGGTGACCGTACCGGGCAGACCGACGGGTCGCGGCAGGCTCCCGGGGCGCGGCCCAACTCCGATCGGCCCACCGGGAAGGCGAGTGTGCCCGATGTTCCCAAGCCCGACCTGCGCTCGCTGCCCGCGTACGGCATCACCGTCAGCGACGGGTACGAGGACGTGCCCGGCAAGGACTACCTCGCCTTCAGCGCCAACGTGTGGAACGCGGGGCCGGCCAAGCTCGTCGTGGACGGGTTCCGTTCGCCGGGCAAGGAGCTGATGGACGCCTACCAGTACTTCTACGACGCCAAGGGCAAGCAGGTCGGCTACACCCCGACCGGCACCATGGAGTGGGACCCGCGCCCCGGCCATGAGCACTGGCACTTCACGGACTTCGCCAGCTACCGGCTGCTGAAGGCCGACAGGAAGGAGTCCGTGCGCAGCGGCAAGGAGGCGTTCTGCCTCGCCAACACCGACGCCGTCGACTACACCGTCAAGAACGCCAACTGGCACCCGGGCAGCACCGATCTGGCCACCGCGTGCGGCCAGGAGAACTCGATCTCCGTACGGGAGGTGCTCGACGTCGGCTCCGGCGACACCTACACCCAGGACCTGCCCGGCCAGTCCTTCGACATCACGGACCTGCCGAACGGCACGTACTACATCCAGGTCCTCGCCAACCCGGAGAACCAGCTCAAGGAGACCGATTACGGCAACAACAGCGCGCTCCGCAAGGTCGTCCTCGGCGGCAAGAAGGGCGCCCGTACGGTGAAGGTCCCCGCCCACCACCTGGTGGACGCCAACTGA